The Calditerricola satsumensis genome includes a window with the following:
- the plsX gene encoding phosphate acyltransferase PlsX, protein MRIAIDAMGGDHAPQAIVDGVLRAAAERADVEFVLVGDEAIVRALRATWPRNVRIRHAPEAIGPDEEPVRAIRQKKRSSLVMTVQMVNDGEADACISAGNTGAYMAAALLYVGRMPGIERPALAPVFPTTGSWGALVLDVGANVDARPQHLLQYAVMGSVYVASVEGVKNPRVGLLNIGTEATKGNELMKAAYALLEQANLNFIGNVEARDVLAGVADVIVCDGFTGNVLLKAAEGTAEAIFRVLREELTGRWTHKLAAALLRPAFRRLKARMDYKEHGGAPLLGINGPCIKAHGSSDARAIHNAVRQAIAFVERDVLGAISRQFG, encoded by the coding sequence ATGCGGATCGCCATTGACGCCATGGGCGGGGACCACGCGCCGCAGGCCATCGTCGACGGGGTGCTGCGCGCCGCAGCGGAACGCGCCGATGTGGAGTTTGTCCTGGTCGGCGACGAGGCCATCGTGCGCGCCTTGCGCGCGACATGGCCGCGCAATGTGCGCATCCGCCATGCGCCCGAGGCGATCGGCCCCGACGAGGAACCCGTGCGCGCCATCCGCCAGAAGAAGCGCTCCTCCCTCGTCATGACCGTGCAGATGGTGAACGACGGGGAGGCCGACGCCTGCATCTCCGCCGGCAACACCGGCGCGTACATGGCCGCGGCGCTCCTGTATGTCGGCCGCATGCCCGGCATTGAACGCCCGGCCCTCGCCCCGGTCTTTCCGACAACGGGGTCGTGGGGCGCCCTCGTGCTGGACGTCGGCGCCAACGTCGATGCCCGGCCGCAGCACCTGTTGCAGTACGCGGTAATGGGGAGCGTCTACGTGGCGAGCGTGGAGGGGGTGAAAAACCCCCGCGTCGGCCTGCTCAACATCGGCACCGAAGCGACGAAGGGCAACGAGCTGATGAAAGCGGCCTATGCCTTGCTGGAACAAGCCAACCTGAATTTCATCGGCAATGTCGAGGCGCGCGACGTGCTCGCCGGCGTGGCCGACGTCATCGTGTGCGACGGCTTTACCGGCAACGTCTTGCTCAAGGCGGCGGAAGGGACGGCAGAGGCCATCTTTCGCGTGCTGCGGGAAGAGCTGACTGGCCGGTGGACGCACAAACTGGCCGCGGCCCTCCTTCGCCCGGCCTTTCGCCGCCTGAAGGCGCGCATGGACTACAAGGAGCATGGCGGCGCCCCGCTTCTGGGGATCAACGGGCCTTGCATCAAGGCCCACGGGTCGTCGGACGCGCGCGCCATCCACAACGCCGTGCGGCAAGCCATCGCCTTTGTGGAGCGCGACGTGCTCGGCGCCATCTCACGACAATTCGGATAG
- the fabF gene encoding beta-ketoacyl-ACP synthase II, with amino-acid sequence MEKRRVVITGVGVVSPVGNDARTFWASLLAGKSGIGPVTLFDASEFPTRIAGEVKDFDPSAYMDKKDVKRTDRFVQFAIAATKMALEDARLKVEELDPERIGVYIGSGIGGLATWEEQHRVLLEKGPRRVSPFLIPMMIANMASGQVSIHFGLKGPNSAPISACATGTHAIGDAFKIIQRGEADVMVAGGTEATIRPLAFAGFCAAKAMSTRNDEPEKASRPFDKDRDGFVMGEGAGVLILEELEHAKRRGAPILAEVIGYGMSADAFHLTQPDPDGDGAKRSMLAAIRDAGIRPEEVDYINAHGTSTELNDKIETQAIKAAFGEHAYKLAVSSTKSMTGHMLGAAGAVEAIATALALRDQILPPTINYETPDPECDLDYVPNEARRARVQVALSNSFGFGGHNATIALKRYEG; translated from the coding sequence ATGGAAAAGCGTCGAGTGGTGATTACCGGCGTGGGGGTTGTCTCGCCGGTGGGAAACGATGCCCGGACCTTTTGGGCGTCGCTTCTGGCCGGCAAGTCCGGCATCGGTCCCGTAACGCTCTTTGATGCCAGCGAGTTCCCCACGCGGATTGCCGGCGAGGTGAAGGATTTCGACCCGTCGGCATACATGGACAAAAAGGATGTCAAGCGAACCGACCGCTTTGTGCAGTTTGCCATCGCGGCGACGAAAATGGCCCTCGAAGATGCCCGGCTGAAGGTCGAGGAGCTGGATCCGGAACGCATCGGCGTCTACATCGGCTCGGGGATCGGCGGGCTGGCCACGTGGGAGGAGCAGCACCGCGTCCTCTTGGAGAAGGGGCCGCGACGGGTGAGCCCCTTCCTCATCCCGATGATGATCGCGAACATGGCTTCGGGTCAGGTGTCGATCCACTTTGGCCTCAAGGGGCCGAACAGCGCGCCCATTTCCGCCTGCGCCACCGGCACCCACGCCATCGGTGACGCGTTTAAGATCATCCAGCGCGGCGAAGCCGACGTGATGGTCGCCGGCGGGACGGAGGCGACGATCCGGCCGCTCGCCTTTGCCGGCTTCTGCGCGGCCAAGGCGATGTCGACGCGCAACGACGAACCGGAGAAGGCCAGCCGGCCTTTCGACAAGGACCGCGACGGGTTCGTCATGGGTGAAGGTGCGGGCGTGCTCATCCTCGAGGAGCTCGAGCACGCCAAGCGCCGCGGCGCGCCGATCCTCGCCGAGGTGATCGGCTACGGCATGAGCGCCGACGCCTTCCACCTCACCCAGCCCGATCCCGACGGCGACGGGGCCAAGCGGTCGATGCTGGCGGCGATCCGCGACGCCGGCATCCGGCCGGAGGAGGTGGACTACATCAACGCCCACGGCACGTCGACGGAGCTGAACGACAAGATTGAGACGCAGGCCATCAAGGCGGCCTTCGGCGAACACGCCTACAAGCTGGCCGTCAGCTCGACGAAGTCGATGACCGGCCACATGCTCGGGGCGGCGGGGGCGGTGGAAGCGATCGCCACGGCGCTGGCCCTGCGTGACCAGATCCTCCCGCCGACGATCAACTACGAGACGCCCGATCCCGAGTGCGATCTGGATTACGTGCCCAACGAGGCGCGGCGCGCACGGGTGCAGGTGGCGTTGTCCAATTCCTTTGGCTTCGGCGGGCACAACGCCACGATCGCCTTGAAGCGGTACGAGGGGTAA
- the fabG gene encoding 3-oxoacyl-[acyl-carrier-protein] reductase, protein MKDRVALVTGASRGIGRAVALELAEAGAHVVINYAGSEGAALEVAERIRAKGREALLVRANVASADDVEAMVKQVLDHFGRVDILVNNAGITRDNLVMRMKDEEWDEVLAVNLKGAFLCAKAVARPMMKQRYGRIVNISSVVALRGNAGQANYVAAKAGLIGLTKTLARELASRGITVNAVAPGFIVTDMTAKLGDDVREALLAQIPLGAFGRPEDVAKAVRFLASDDAAYITGQVLCVDGGMAM, encoded by the coding sequence GTGAAGGACCGAGTGGCACTGGTAACCGGCGCCTCGCGCGGCATCGGCCGCGCCGTGGCCCTGGAACTGGCCGAAGCCGGCGCCCACGTGGTGATCAACTACGCGGGCAGCGAGGGGGCGGCGCTGGAGGTGGCGGAGCGCATCCGCGCAAAGGGGCGCGAGGCGCTCCTTGTGAGGGCGAACGTGGCAAGCGCCGACGACGTGGAGGCGATGGTGAAGCAGGTCCTCGACCACTTCGGCCGTGTCGACATCCTCGTCAACAACGCCGGGATCACGCGCGACAACCTCGTCATGCGCATGAAGGACGAGGAATGGGACGAGGTGCTCGCCGTCAACTTGAAGGGCGCCTTCCTCTGCGCCAAGGCGGTGGCCCGTCCCATGATGAAACAGCGCTACGGGCGCATCGTCAACATTTCCTCGGTCGTGGCCCTGCGCGGCAATGCGGGGCAGGCCAACTACGTGGCGGCCAAGGCCGGCCTCATCGGCCTGACCAAGACGCTGGCCCGCGAGCTGGCTTCGCGCGGCATTACCGTCAATGCCGTGGCCCCGGGGTTTATCGTCACCGACATGACGGCCAAACTGGGGGACGACGTCCGCGAGGCGCTCCTTGCGCAGATCCCGCTTGGCGCCTTCGGACGCCCGGAAGACGTGGCCAAGGCGGTGCGTTTTCTCGCCTCCGACGACGCCGCCTACATCACGGGACAGGTGCTGTGCGTCGACGGCGGCATGGCGATGTAG
- a CDS encoding beta-ketoacyl-ACP synthase III — protein sequence MERYGVGILGTGSHLPEKVLTNADLEKMVETSDEWIVTRTGIRERRIARPEEASSDLALEAARKALDAAGVTPEALDLIVVATVTPDMMFPSTACIVQEKLGATRAAAFDLSAACSGFLYGVAAAAQFIQTGMYRYALVIGVDCLSKITDWTDRATCVLFGDGAGAVVLGPVPEGYGFLSFELGADGSGGDLLKLPAGGSRLPASEKTVRGRQHYIAMNGSEVFKFAVRILGAAAEEALKKAGLTKEDVDFLVPHQANYRIIDAAMRRLGLAEDKVVINLDRYGNMSSASVPVALDEAVRAGRIHAGDLLVLVGFGGGLTWGAAVLRWWDAKKEG from the coding sequence ATGGAGCGATACGGGGTGGGCATCTTGGGAACGGGGTCGCACCTGCCGGAAAAGGTGCTGACCAACGCCGACCTGGAGAAGATGGTGGAGACGAGCGACGAGTGGATCGTGACGCGTACCGGCATTCGCGAGCGGCGCATCGCCCGGCCGGAAGAGGCGTCCTCCGATCTGGCCCTGGAGGCGGCGCGCAAGGCCCTCGACGCGGCCGGCGTGACGCCGGAGGCCCTCGACCTGATTGTCGTCGCCACGGTGACGCCGGACATGATGTTCCCGTCGACGGCGTGCATCGTGCAGGAAAAGCTGGGGGCCACGCGCGCGGCGGCCTTTGACCTCTCGGCGGCCTGCTCGGGCTTTCTGTACGGCGTGGCGGCAGCGGCCCAGTTCATCCAGACGGGCATGTACCGGTACGCCCTCGTCATTGGCGTCGACTGCCTGTCGAAGATCACCGACTGGACCGATCGCGCCACCTGCGTCCTCTTTGGCGACGGGGCCGGCGCGGTGGTGCTCGGCCCGGTGCCGGAGGGCTACGGCTTTCTGTCCTTTGAGCTGGGCGCCGACGGGAGCGGCGGCGACCTGCTGAAGCTGCCGGCCGGCGGCTCGCGCCTTCCCGCGTCGGAAAAGACGGTGCGCGGGCGGCAGCATTACATCGCCATGAACGGCAGCGAGGTGTTCAAGTTTGCCGTGCGCATTCTCGGCGCCGCGGCCGAGGAGGCGCTGAAGAAAGCGGGGCTGACCAAGGAAGACGTGGACTTTCTCGTTCCCCACCAGGCCAACTACCGAATCATCGACGCAGCCATGCGCCGCCTTGGGCTTGCGGAAGACAAAGTGGTGATCAACCTCGACCGCTACGGCAACATGTCGTCGGCGTCGGTCCCCGTCGCCCTCGACGAGGCGGTGCGCGCCGGGCGCATCCATGCGGGGGACCTTCTCGTCCTTGTCGGGTTTGGGGGCGGCCTCACGTGGGGCGCTGCGGTGCTGCGCTGGTGGGACGCGAAGAAGGAGGGATGA
- the acpP gene encoding acyl carrier protein — MSDTFERVKRIIVDRLGVDESEVTMDASFKEDLGADSLDIVELVMELEDEFDMEISDEDAEKITTVGQAVEYINSRLQS, encoded by the coding sequence ATGTCCGATACCTTTGAGCGCGTGAAGCGCATCATCGTCGATCGCCTCGGCGTCGACGAGTCGGAAGTGACGATGGACGCGTCCTTCAAGGAAGACCTGGGCGCCGACTCGCTGGACATCGTCGAGCTCGTGATGGAACTGGAAGACGAGTTCGACATGGAGATCTCCGACGAGGATGCGGAGAAGATTACGACCGTTGGGCAAGCTGTGGAATACATAAATTCGCGCCTGCAGTCGTAA
- the rnc gene encoding ribonuclease III: protein MDWETLQARLGIRFRNLALYEQAFTHSSYVNEHKREHIQDNERLEFLGDAVLELAISQFLFQTFPHMSEGEMTKLRAAIVCEPSLVSFAEELGFKHLIRLGKGEELTGGRHRPSLLADVFEAFVGALYLDQGLDAVFAFLDKVVFPRVLRGDFAHTTDYKSLLQELVQQDNLGELTYRIVEERGPAHNREFVSEVLLNQQSLGRGRGRSKKEAEQNAAAMALQVLGARR from the coding sequence ATGGATTGGGAGACGCTTCAGGCGCGGCTGGGCATCCGGTTTCGCAACCTCGCGCTGTACGAGCAGGCGTTTACCCATTCGTCCTATGTCAACGAGCACAAGCGGGAGCACATCCAGGACAACGAGCGCCTCGAGTTTCTCGGCGACGCCGTGTTGGAACTGGCCATCTCGCAGTTCCTGTTCCAGACCTTTCCCCACATGTCCGAAGGGGAAATGACCAAGCTGCGCGCGGCCATCGTCTGCGAGCCGTCCCTCGTGTCGTTTGCCGAGGAGCTGGGGTTCAAACATTTGATCCGTCTCGGCAAGGGAGAAGAGCTGACCGGCGGTCGCCACCGGCCGTCCCTTCTGGCGGATGTCTTCGAAGCGTTTGTCGGCGCCTTGTACCTCGATCAGGGGCTCGACGCCGTGTTCGCCTTCCTCGACAAGGTCGTCTTCCCGCGCGTGCTTCGGGGCGACTTTGCCCACACCACCGATTACAAAAGCCTGCTGCAGGAGCTCGTGCAGCAGGACAACCTGGGCGAGCTGACGTATCGCATCGTGGAAGAGCGCGGTCCAGCGCACAACCGGGAGTTTGTCTCCGAGGTGCTGCTCAACCAGCAATCGCTTGGCCGCGGGCGCGGACGTTCCAAGAAAGAGGCGGAACAGAACGCGGCGGCCATGGCCCTCCAGGTGCTGGGCGCGCGGCGATAA
- the ftsY gene encoding signal recognition particle-docking protein FtsY, which translates to MSVFRKLKEALAAKAEEVTAKFRDGLAKTRASLAENVETLFRRAKAIDEDFFEELEEILIAADVGVKTALALVDELREAAAEQKIRDAAELKPLLVEKLVALMAEGQEGASLNLNPDGLTVILFVGVNGVGKTTTIGKLAHRLKQEGKKVLLAAGDTFRAGAIEQLEAWGRRVGVEVIRHQAGADPAAVIYDAIQAAKARGADVLLCDTAGRLQNKANLMEELKKIVRVIAREVPGAPQETLLVVDATTGQNALSQAKTFGEAAKVTGIVLTKLDGTAKGGIVLAIRRELGVPVKFVGLGEKPDDLVPFDAEPFVAGLFAGWLERTDEAEQPGAAG; encoded by the coding sequence ATGAGCGTGTTCCGCAAGCTCAAGGAAGCCCTCGCGGCCAAGGCGGAAGAGGTGACGGCCAAGTTTCGCGACGGCCTGGCCAAAACGCGCGCTTCCCTGGCCGAAAACGTCGAGACCCTCTTCCGGCGCGCCAAGGCGATTGACGAGGACTTCTTCGAGGAACTGGAGGAGATTCTGATCGCCGCCGACGTGGGCGTGAAAACCGCCCTGGCCCTTGTGGACGAGCTGCGCGAGGCGGCGGCCGAACAGAAGATTCGGGACGCGGCGGAGCTGAAGCCGCTGCTCGTCGAAAAGCTGGTTGCGCTCATGGCCGAGGGGCAGGAGGGGGCGTCCCTGAACCTCAACCCGGACGGCCTGACCGTCATCCTGTTTGTCGGCGTCAACGGCGTGGGGAAGACGACCACCATCGGCAAGCTGGCCCATCGCCTCAAGCAGGAAGGGAAGAAGGTGCTCCTCGCCGCCGGCGACACCTTCCGCGCCGGGGCCATCGAGCAGCTGGAGGCGTGGGGGCGGCGCGTGGGCGTCGAGGTGATCCGCCACCAGGCGGGCGCCGATCCGGCCGCCGTGATCTACGACGCCATCCAGGCGGCCAAGGCGCGGGGAGCGGACGTGCTCCTCTGCGACACCGCCGGCCGACTGCAGAACAAGGCCAACCTGATGGAGGAGCTGAAGAAGATCGTCCGCGTCATCGCGCGCGAGGTGCCTGGCGCCCCGCAGGAGACCCTCCTCGTCGTCGATGCCACCACCGGCCAGAACGCCCTTTCCCAGGCCAAAACCTTCGGCGAGGCGGCCAAGGTGACGGGCATCGTGCTGACGAAGCTGGACGGCACGGCGAAGGGCGGCATCGTCCTCGCCATCCGTCGCGAGCTCGGCGTGCCGGTGAAGTTCGTCGGCCTCGGCGAAAAGCCGGACGATCTCGTGCCCTTCGACGCCGAGCCGTTTGTGGCCGGCCTGTTTGCCGGGTGGCTGGAGCGGACGGATGAGGCCGAACAGCCGGGCGCGGCCGGGTGA
- the smc gene encoding chromosome segregation protein SMC: protein MYLKRIELLGFKSFADRTVLEFGPGITAVVGPNGSGKSNITDAVRWVLGEQSAKTLRGSKMEDVIFAGSSARRPKHYAEVSLTLDNQSGALPLEYAEVTVTRRVYRTGESEYAICGQPCRLKDIAELFYDTGVGKEAYALIGQGRVEEIIAAKPEERRAMFEEAAGIVKTKARKREAQRKLEETEANLTRLADILVELENQLGPLAEQAEKARRHQALADALREREIGLLVHDIARRHARWNAAKEVLAQCQAAHNALADELARREAAVAEAQAAFARLEAEREALQQELLALSEEGEKTEGQRDVLRERLRHLDERLAEAEKTAAALVEREAALEAAIRRQRAARAELAAAAERLERQVAEEQERLAEGEEALRAALEQKKAAYIDLLNASAAVRNEIRTAEQHVAQLRQRLERLRASREELATALREKETEEQAAREALARAQEELAGCLGLLREATARQRQAAVRADELREALRRAQGRRETLEARQSVLRELKEGYQGYVQGVREVLQNREAIGGIHGAVAELVSVPKAYELAVETALGGALQHVVVDDEAAGRRAIQFLKERKAGRATFLPLDVIRGRELSAAERNKLAACPDVVGVAADLVRCESRYRDVVSNLLGTVVVVKDLEAANRVARLLGYRHRVVTLDGDVVNPGGSMTGGFSKKGGDAASLLGRQRELDQVTREREAVTAECARLEREAAAARERHAALEAEVDRLRARIEALMKEEQRCKEAVHARQVEAGALRERLALLEADERLYTQEIARLEAELSRAREHLASLAAEEEALAADIRAGEEALAAKARDREALHARVTGLKVELARVREQVEARQAEEERLRRERKQVAAERAALAEQVAAWQAQRRQEAEQLAETERRLAELKATRGRVAQRLSALADEREGRRAALAEQEAALRALRQRLHEAEERLRQAEVRASREDVELENALAALRERYGLSYELARERYAPPEDVEAARREVERLRAEMDALGPVNPGAIEEYERLAERYRFLTEQKADLEAAKAGLYRMIAELDEEMAKRFAHTFAAVRDAFQHVFRHLFGGGKADLVLVDPSDLLATGVEIVAQPPGKKPQVLSLLSGGEKALTAISLLFAFLHVKAVPFCILDEVEAALDEANVRRFARYLRRFADRTQFIVVTHRKGTMEEADALYGVTMQESGVSKLVSVRLEDAQRLVSA, encoded by the coding sequence TTGTACCTGAAGCGGATCGAGCTTTTGGGCTTTAAGTCCTTTGCCGACCGCACGGTGCTGGAGTTCGGTCCCGGCATCACGGCGGTGGTGGGGCCCAACGGGAGCGGGAAATCGAACATCACCGACGCCGTGCGCTGGGTGCTGGGCGAACAGAGCGCCAAGACGCTGCGCGGATCGAAGATGGAAGACGTGATTTTCGCCGGCTCCAGCGCGCGCCGGCCGAAGCACTATGCGGAAGTGTCGCTCACCCTGGACAACCAGAGCGGTGCGCTGCCCCTCGAGTATGCGGAAGTGACCGTCACGCGCCGCGTCTACCGGACAGGGGAGAGCGAGTACGCCATCTGCGGCCAGCCGTGCCGGCTGAAGGACATCGCCGAGCTCTTTTACGACACCGGCGTGGGCAAGGAGGCGTACGCCCTCATCGGGCAGGGGCGCGTTGAGGAGATCATCGCCGCCAAGCCCGAGGAGCGGCGCGCGATGTTTGAAGAGGCGGCCGGCATCGTGAAAACGAAGGCCCGCAAGCGCGAGGCGCAGCGCAAGTTGGAGGAGACCGAGGCCAACCTGACGCGTCTGGCCGACATCCTGGTCGAGCTGGAGAACCAGCTGGGCCCCCTGGCCGAGCAGGCGGAGAAGGCCCGGCGCCATCAGGCCCTCGCCGACGCTCTGCGCGAGCGGGAAATCGGCCTGTTGGTCCACGACATCGCCCGGCGCCACGCGCGGTGGAACGCGGCCAAGGAGGTCCTGGCCCAATGCCAGGCCGCCCACAACGCGCTGGCGGATGAGCTGGCGAGGCGCGAAGCAGCCGTTGCCGAGGCGCAGGCGGCCTTCGCCCGGCTGGAGGCCGAGCGGGAGGCCTTGCAGCAGGAGCTCCTCGCCTTGAGCGAAGAGGGGGAGAAAACGGAAGGCCAGCGCGACGTGCTGCGCGAACGCCTTCGCCACCTCGACGAGCGGCTGGCCGAGGCCGAGAAGACGGCTGCGGCATTGGTCGAACGTGAAGCGGCCCTGGAGGCGGCAATCCGCCGGCAGCGCGCGGCGCGGGCGGAGTTGGCCGCCGCGGCCGAGCGCCTCGAGCGGCAGGTGGCGGAGGAACAAGAGCGCCTGGCCGAGGGGGAGGAGGCCCTGCGCGCGGCGCTGGAACAAAAAAAGGCGGCCTACATCGACCTGCTGAACGCATCTGCGGCCGTCCGCAACGAGATCCGCACTGCCGAGCAGCATGTCGCCCAATTGCGCCAGCGCCTGGAGCGCCTTCGCGCGTCGCGGGAGGAGCTGGCGACGGCGCTGCGCGAAAAGGAGACCGAGGAGCAGGCGGCGCGGGAGGCCCTCGCGCGGGCGCAGGAGGAGCTCGCGGGCTGCCTTGGCCTCTTGCGCGAGGCGACGGCGCGCCAGCGCCAGGCGGCCGTGCGCGCCGATGAGCTGCGCGAGGCCCTGCGGCGCGCCCAGGGGCGGCGGGAAACCCTGGAAGCGCGCCAGAGCGTGCTGCGGGAGCTGAAGGAAGGCTATCAAGGCTATGTCCAGGGCGTGCGCGAGGTGCTCCAAAACCGCGAGGCCATCGGCGGGATTCACGGGGCGGTGGCCGAGCTCGTGTCGGTGCCCAAGGCTTATGAGCTGGCCGTGGAGACGGCCCTCGGCGGGGCCCTGCAGCACGTGGTGGTGGACGACGAGGCGGCCGGCCGCCGGGCCATCCAGTTCCTCAAGGAGCGCAAGGCGGGACGGGCCACCTTCCTCCCCCTCGACGTCATCCGCGGGCGGGAGCTGTCCGCCGCCGAGCGGAACAAGCTGGCCGCCTGCCCCGACGTGGTGGGAGTGGCCGCCGATCTGGTGCGCTGCGAATCGCGTTACCGCGATGTGGTGTCCAACCTGCTCGGCACCGTGGTGGTGGTGAAGGACCTCGAGGCGGCCAACCGCGTGGCGCGCCTTTTGGGGTACCGCCACCGCGTCGTGACCCTGGACGGGGACGTGGTCAACCCGGGCGGCAGCATGACCGGCGGCTTTTCCAAAAAGGGCGGCGACGCGGCGTCCCTGCTTGGCCGCCAGCGCGAACTGGACCAGGTGACGCGCGAACGAGAGGCGGTGACGGCGGAATGCGCCCGCCTCGAGCGGGAGGCGGCCGCCGCCCGCGAGCGGCACGCGGCGCTGGAGGCCGAGGTGGACCGGCTGCGCGCGCGCATCGAGGCGCTGATGAAGGAGGAGCAGCGGTGCAAGGAGGCGGTGCACGCGCGGCAGGTGGAGGCGGGTGCTTTGCGCGAGCGCCTGGCCTTGCTGGAAGCTGACGAGCGCCTCTACACCCAGGAGATTGCGCGCCTTGAGGCCGAGTTGTCCCGTGCCCGCGAGCATCTTGCGTCCCTGGCGGCGGAGGAGGAGGCCTTGGCCGCGGACATCCGCGCCGGGGAAGAGGCCCTCGCGGCCAAGGCCCGGGACCGCGAGGCGCTCCACGCGCGCGTGACGGGCCTCAAGGTGGAACTGGCCCGCGTGCGCGAGCAGGTGGAGGCCCGCCAGGCGGAGGAGGAGCGGCTGCGCCGGGAACGGAAGCAGGTGGCGGCCGAGCGCGCCGCCCTCGCCGAGCAGGTGGCTGCCTGGCAGGCGCAGCGTCGCCAGGAGGCGGAGCAGCTGGCGGAAACGGAGCGGCGCCTGGCCGAGCTGAAAGCGACGCGCGGGCGCGTGGCCCAGCGGCTTTCGGCGCTGGCCGACGAGCGGGAGGGCCGGCGCGCGGCCCTTGCCGAGCAGGAGGCGGCGCTGCGTGCCCTGCGCCAGCGGCTCCACGAGGCAGAGGAGCGCCTGCGTCAGGCAGAGGTGCGCGCAAGCCGCGAAGACGTGGAGCTGGAGAACGCCCTCGCCGCGCTGCGCGAGCGCTACGGCCTGTCCTACGAGCTGGCCCGCGAGCGCTATGCGCCGCCGGAAGACGTGGAGGCGGCGCGGCGCGAGGTGGAACGCCTCCGCGCGGAGATGGACGCGCTGGGGCCCGTCAACCCGGGAGCGATCGAGGAATACGAACGGCTGGCCGAGCGTTACCGGTTTTTGACGGAGCAGAAGGCCGACCTGGAAGCGGCCAAGGCCGGCTTGTACCGGATGATCGCCGAACTGGACGAGGAGATGGCCAAGCGCTTTGCCCACACCTTTGCCGCGGTGCGGGATGCGTTTCAGCATGTGTTCCGCCATCTGTTCGGCGGCGGCAAGGCCGACCTCGTCCTCGTCGACCCGAGCGACCTCCTCGCCACCGGCGTCGAGATCGTCGCCCAGCCGCCGGGCAAGAAACCGCAGGTGCTGTCGCTTCTTTCGGGCGGCGAGAAGGCGCTGACGGCCATTTCGCTCCTTTTTGCCTTTCTTCACGTCAAGGCGGTGCCCTTCTGCATCCTCGACGAGGTGGAAGCGGCCCTCGACGAGGCCAACGTGCGCCGCTTTGCCCGCTACCTGCGCCGCTTTGCCGACCGGACGCAGTTCATCGTCGTCACGCACCGCAAGGGCACAATGGAGGAAGCCGATGCCCTGTACGGCGTGACCATGCAGGAGTCCGGCGTGTCCAAGCTGGTGTCGGTGCGGCTGGAGGATGCCCAGCGGCTCGTCTCGGCGTAA
- a CDS encoding putative DNA-binding protein, producing MLEKTNRLNLLYDFYEPLLTDKQKRYLEDYYVHDCSLGEIAEAHNVSRQAVYEQLKRAEALLEAYEAKLGLLRKHEERLSLIARLRALLEAKGCLGAEAERLLAQLAEAD from the coding sequence ATGCTCGAGAAGACGAACCGCCTCAACCTGCTGTACGATTTTTACGAGCCGCTCTTGACGGACAAGCAAAAGCGCTACCTCGAGGACTACTATGTGCATGACTGCTCGCTCGGCGAGATCGCCGAAGCGCACAACGTGAGCCGTCAAGCGGTCTACGAGCAGCTCAAGCGGGCGGAAGCCCTGCTGGAAGCGTACGAAGCCAAGCTCGGCCTCCTCCGCAAGCACGAGGAGCGCCTCAGCCTCATCGCCCGCCTGCGCGCCCTTCTCGAGGCAAAAGGGTGCCTGGGCGCCGAAGCGGAGCGGCTGCTCGCCCAACTGGCGGAGGCCGATTAG
- the fabD gene encoding ACP S-malonyltransferase produces MGKVAWVFPGQGSQVVGMGKAIAEADADARAVFDAADEALGFALSRLCFEGPEEELRLTVNTQPAILTTSAALLAVWKKAAPRPDFVAGHSLGEYSALVAAEALSFVDAVRIVRQRGAFMEEAVPAGRGGMAAVLGMEREALQAIVEAVSAEGDVVELANLNCPGQIVISGTREGVKKAAERAREAGARRVLELAVSGPFHSSLMKPAAERLAKVLVDVPLADARVPVVANVTARPVTQAAEIRRLLVEQVAAPVLWEDSVRTMLEAGVDTFVEIGPGTVLTGLIKKIDRRARCFNVHDPASLDKALAELA; encoded by the coding sequence ATGGGCAAAGTGGCGTGGGTGTTTCCGGGACAGGGTTCGCAGGTGGTGGGCATGGGCAAGGCCATCGCCGAGGCGGACGCCGACGCGCGGGCGGTGTTTGACGCGGCCGACGAGGCGCTGGGGTTTGCCCTGTCGCGCCTCTGCTTCGAGGGACCGGAGGAGGAGCTGCGCCTCACCGTCAACACGCAGCCGGCCATCCTGACGACGAGCGCGGCCCTCCTGGCGGTGTGGAAAAAGGCCGCCCCTCGGCCCGATTTTGTGGCCGGGCACAGCCTCGGCGAGTATTCGGCCCTGGTGGCCGCGGAGGCCCTCTCCTTTGTCGACGCCGTGCGCATCGTGCGCCAGCGCGGGGCGTTCATGGAGGAGGCCGTTCCCGCCGGCCGGGGCGGCATGGCCGCCGTCCTCGGCATGGAACGGGAGGCCCTGCAGGCCATCGTGGAAGCGGTGTCCGCCGAAGGGGATGTCGTCGAGCTGGCCAACCTGAACTGCCCCGGGCAGATCGTCATCTCCGGCACGCGCGAGGGGGTGAAGAAGGCCGCCGAGCGGGCGCGGGAAGCCGGCGCGCGCCGCGTGCTGGAGCTCGCCGTGAGCGGCCCGTTCCACTCCTCGCTGATGAAGCCGGCCGCCGAGCGCCTGGCTAAGGTGCTCGTCGATGTGCCGCTGGCCGATGCGCGGGTGCCCGTCGTGGCCAACGTCACGGCCCGTCCTGTGACGCAGGCCGCGGAGATTCGCCGCCTGCTCGTGGAGCAGGTGGCCGCGCCGGTGCTGTGGGAGGACAGCGTGCGCACCATGCTGGAGGCGGGCGTTGACACCTTCGTCGAGATCGGGCCGGGCACGGTGCTCACCGGGCTGATCAAAAAGATCGACCGCCGGGCGCGGTGCTTCAATGTGCACGATCCGGCTTCCCTGGACAAGGCGCTGGCCGAGCTGGCATAA